A genomic stretch from Edaphobacter aggregans includes:
- a CDS encoding alkaline phosphatase family protein has translation MRSFVAALLSLALLLPSAVPARAEAYNAKPKLVVVLVIDQFRGDYLDRFREDFKTPMGFNLFLKRGAYFTDCYYDYANTMTAPGHSTVGTGAYTDGHGISLNEWWDLKRSTTHAVTSVEDERYAVVGDPKSTEPGASPRNEMASTLGDEVVLATQGRAKLFGVSLKDRAAILTSGHASKGAFWLDHADGKFISSTYWGKQLPSWAEIFNASGKRDAAIKEAGARAGHFYEDVGKTPASVKYLLDFSKALVEGEQMGRHDVTDVLTISISSTDILGHVVGPDAPEQRAMINAIDVNLNDFFTWLDKHVDGGMGAVWVAITGDHGVAPVPAVAAKAGMPAAAFDAKKLVDELNARMNQRFSGGERKKNYIFASELPYLEIDTRAFAGTKVTEAEAEGAVAEMLPEAMEATLPPAPEGVSQERLDARPMVRRVYTKVQMAAGQLPATEEGRLILHSYSPNGGWYVMATFGMYQMAGVHGTNHFTPYMYDRHVPLAFYGSAFVPGTYHGRVAPVDMAATFASLLRVNQPSASVGHVLTQAIRPDVDAAEKVHGR, from the coding sequence ATGCGTTCCTTTGTTGCCGCTCTTCTTTCGTTGGCCCTTCTGCTGCCGTCTGCTGTGCCTGCTCGGGCTGAGGCTTATAACGCCAAGCCCAAGCTGGTGGTCGTTTTGGTGATCGATCAGTTTCGTGGGGATTATCTTGATCGGTTCCGCGAGGACTTCAAGACTCCGATGGGGTTCAATCTGTTTTTGAAGCGTGGGGCTTACTTTACGGACTGCTACTACGACTATGCGAATACGATGACGGCTCCTGGGCACTCGACTGTCGGGACGGGGGCGTATACGGATGGGCATGGGATATCGCTGAATGAGTGGTGGGATTTGAAGCGGTCGACGACGCATGCGGTGACCTCGGTGGAGGATGAGCGGTATGCGGTGGTGGGTGATCCGAAGTCGACGGAGCCGGGGGCTTCGCCGCGGAATGAGATGGCGTCGACGCTGGGGGATGAGGTGGTGCTCGCGACGCAGGGGCGGGCGAAGCTGTTTGGCGTATCGCTGAAGGACCGCGCGGCGATTTTGACCTCGGGCCATGCTTCAAAGGGGGCGTTCTGGCTGGATCATGCGGACGGGAAGTTTATCTCATCGACGTATTGGGGGAAGCAGCTTCCGTCGTGGGCTGAGATATTCAATGCGAGCGGGAAGAGGGATGCCGCGATCAAGGAGGCGGGCGCTAGGGCGGGGCATTTCTATGAGGATGTGGGGAAGACGCCGGCTTCAGTGAAGTATTTGCTGGATTTTTCGAAGGCGCTGGTGGAAGGCGAGCAGATGGGGCGGCATGATGTGACGGATGTGCTGACTATCAGCATCTCTTCGACGGACATTCTTGGGCATGTGGTTGGTCCGGATGCTCCGGAGCAGCGGGCGATGATCAATGCGATTGATGTTAATTTGAACGACTTTTTTACCTGGCTGGACAAACATGTCGATGGGGGCATGGGTGCGGTTTGGGTTGCTATCACCGGGGATCACGGGGTTGCTCCTGTGCCTGCAGTGGCGGCGAAGGCGGGGATGCCGGCCGCGGCGTTCGATGCGAAGAAGCTGGTTGATGAGCTGAATGCGCGGATGAATCAGCGGTTTTCGGGAGGGGAGCGGAAGAAGAACTACATCTTTGCCAGTGAGCTGCCTTATCTGGAGATCGATACGCGGGCGTTTGCGGGGACGAAGGTGACGGAGGCTGAGGCGGAAGGGGCGGTAGCGGAGATGCTTCCGGAGGCGATGGAGGCTACGCTGCCGCCGGCGCCGGAGGGTGTGAGTCAGGAGCGGCTTGATGCACGTCCGATGGTGCGGCGTGTTTATACGAAGGTGCAGATGGCGGCGGGGCAGCTTCCGGCTACGGAGGAGGGAAGGCTGATTCTGCATAGCTACTCGCCAAATGGTGGGTGGTATGTGATGGCTACGTTTGGGATGTATCAGATGGCTGGTGTTCATGGGACGAACCACTTCACGCCATATATGTATGACCGGCACGTACCGCTGGCGTTCTATGGGTCGGCGTTTGTACCGGGGACGTATCACGGGCGGGTGGCTCCGGTGGATATGGCTGCGACGTTCGCTTCATTGCTGCGGGTCAATCAGCCATCAGCTAGCGTGGGGCATGTGTTGACGCAGGCGATTCGTCCGGATGTGGATGCAGCCGAAAAAGTGCACGGGAGGTAG
- a CDS encoding dihydroorotate dehydrogenase — translation MSGKAPDMRVNVAGVELRSPVIAASGTFGYGVEFEDIVSIDRIGGFVTKGLSREPMAGNPTPRIIETAAGMINAIGLQNMGVGPFVREKLPKLAQMKGAVVIANVFGFTIEDCLEVIRVLNESPGIAMYELNASCPNTSHGGMVFGTDPSLLYELVSRTKGASQRPLMVKLSPNVTNIGLMARVASDAGADTVSLVNTFVSLAIDVETRRPRIANVTGGLSGPAIKPIAVRMVHEVSKAVRIPVVGMGGIVNAEDAVEFMMAGATAVQVGTASYADPRAVENIANGLQRWCAKHDVAQVSSLTGSALL, via the coding sequence ATGAGCGGGAAAGCGCCGGATATGCGCGTCAACGTGGCAGGGGTGGAGCTGCGTTCGCCGGTGATTGCGGCCAGCGGGACCTTTGGGTATGGGGTGGAGTTCGAGGATATCGTCTCGATCGACCGCATTGGCGGGTTTGTGACCAAGGGGCTGTCGCGGGAGCCGATGGCGGGGAATCCCACGCCGCGGATAATTGAGACGGCGGCGGGGATGATCAATGCCATTGGCCTGCAGAACATGGGTGTGGGGCCGTTTGTCCGGGAGAAGCTGCCGAAGCTGGCGCAGATGAAGGGCGCGGTGGTGATTGCGAATGTCTTCGGGTTCACGATTGAGGATTGCCTGGAGGTGATCCGGGTGCTGAATGAGTCTCCGGGGATCGCGATGTATGAGCTGAATGCGAGCTGTCCGAATACAAGCCATGGGGGGATGGTTTTTGGGACAGATCCTTCGCTACTGTATGAGCTTGTTTCGCGGACGAAGGGGGCTTCGCAGAGGCCGTTGATGGTGAAGCTGTCGCCGAATGTGACGAACATTGGGCTGATGGCTCGGGTGGCTTCGGATGCGGGGGCGGATACGGTTTCGCTGGTGAATACGTTTGTTTCGCTGGCGATTGATGTGGAGACACGGCGGCCTCGGATTGCGAATGTCACTGGAGGGTTGTCGGGGCCGGCGATCAAGCCGATTGCAGTGCGCATGGTGCATGAGGTTTCGAAGGCGGTGCGGATTCCGGTGGTGGGGATGGGCGGTATTGTGAATGCCGAGGATGCGGTGGAGTTCATGATGGCCGGAGCTACGGCGGTGCAGGTGGGGACGGCGAGCTATGCGGATCCGAGGGCTGTGGAAAATATTGCGAATGGGCTACAGCGGTGGTGCGCCAAGCATGATGTAGCGCAGGTGAGTTCTCTGACGGGGTCGGCGCTACTGTAA
- the purH gene encoding bifunctional phosphoribosylaminoimidazolecarboxamide formyltransferase/IMP cyclohydrolase has protein sequence MMTSHSAPASVSVDLRPVRRALLSVTDKTGLVEFAKALAGHGVELVSTGGTSKALRDAGLNVKDISELTGFPEMLDGRVKTLHPKVHGGILHMRGNPEHVAAVQSHGIEPIDMVVVNLYAFEKTAQKPGVAFADVIENIDIGGPSMVRSAAKNFEDVAIVTQVADYAALAEELSANSGSLSRATRWRLAKQAFAVTAAYDAGIATALESIEAPEGKAVFVQDALPQTLRVIDPLSQTLRYGENPHQKAALYVDGSGKGVAAGEQLQGKELSYNNIVDLDACWELVSEFDAASDAAVAIIKHTNPCGASTGATVLEAYKRALEADPVSAFGGVIGINREVDAEAAEEIAKLFVEAIVAPSFTPEAVARFAAKKNLRLVKITSADTPRVLKQVSGGVLVQDADRLRITEAELRLVTERRPTAEEMRALLFAWRVCKHVKSNAIVYARFSEGHGQTVGIGAGQMSRVDAARFGAMKAVLPLKGSVAASDAFFPFADGLETVANAGATAVIQPGGSVRDAEVIEAANRLGVAMAFTGVRHFRHG, from the coding sequence ATGATGACTTCTCATAGTGCTCCTGCCTCTGTCTCTGTTGATCTTCGTCCTGTTCGCCGCGCTCTTTTGTCCGTTACGGATAAGACCGGCCTTGTCGAGTTTGCCAAGGCGCTGGCCGGGCATGGTGTGGAGCTGGTCTCTACGGGTGGGACCTCGAAGGCTCTGCGTGATGCTGGGCTGAATGTAAAGGACATCAGCGAGTTGACGGGCTTTCCGGAGATGCTGGATGGGCGCGTGAAGACGCTGCATCCGAAGGTGCATGGCGGGATTTTGCATATGCGTGGGAATCCAGAGCATGTGGCGGCGGTGCAGTCGCATGGGATTGAGCCGATCGATATGGTGGTGGTGAATCTGTATGCGTTCGAGAAGACGGCGCAGAAGCCGGGGGTGGCGTTTGCGGATGTGATCGAGAACATCGATATCGGTGGGCCTTCGATGGTGCGGTCGGCGGCGAAGAACTTTGAGGACGTCGCGATTGTGACGCAGGTGGCGGATTATGCTGCGTTGGCGGAGGAATTGAGCGCGAACTCGGGAAGTTTGAGCCGGGCGACGCGGTGGCGTTTGGCCAAGCAGGCGTTTGCCGTTACGGCGGCGTATGACGCGGGGATCGCGACGGCGCTTGAGAGCATTGAGGCTCCCGAGGGCAAGGCGGTTTTTGTGCAGGATGCGCTTCCTCAGACGCTGCGGGTGATCGATCCGCTGTCTCAGACGCTGCGGTATGGGGAAAATCCTCATCAGAAGGCGGCGCTTTATGTGGATGGCAGCGGCAAGGGTGTGGCCGCGGGCGAGCAGTTGCAGGGTAAGGAGCTTAGCTATAACAACATCGTCGATCTGGATGCTTGCTGGGAGTTGGTGAGCGAGTTTGATGCAGCGAGCGATGCCGCGGTGGCGATCATCAAGCATACGAATCCGTGCGGGGCCTCGACGGGTGCGACGGTGCTGGAGGCGTATAAGCGGGCGCTTGAGGCTGATCCGGTGTCGGCGTTTGGCGGGGTGATCGGGATCAATCGCGAGGTGGATGCCGAGGCTGCGGAGGAGATCGCCAAGCTGTTTGTCGAAGCGATTGTAGCGCCTTCGTTTACACCGGAGGCGGTGGCGAGGTTTGCCGCGAAGAAGAATCTGCGGTTGGTAAAGATCACTTCGGCGGATACGCCGCGGGTGCTGAAGCAGGTTTCGGGTGGGGTGCTCGTGCAGGATGCTGATCGGCTGCGCATTACGGAGGCTGAGCTGAGGCTTGTTACGGAGCGTAGACCGACGGCGGAAGAGATGCGGGCGCTGCTGTTCGCGTGGCGTGTCTGCAAGCATGTGAAGTCGAATGCGATCGTTTATGCGCGGTTTTCGGAAGGGCATGGGCAGACGGTTGGGATCGGCGCGGGGCAGATGAGCCGGGTCGATGCGGCCCGGTTTGGGGCGATGAAGGCTGTGCTGCCGCTGAAAGGGTCGGTTGCGGCTTCCGACGCGTTCTTTCCCTTTGCCGATGGACTCGAGACAGTAGCCAATGCTGGCGCGACGGCGGTAATTCAGCCCGGAGGGTCGGTGCGGGATGCCGAGGTGATTGAGGCGGCTAACCGGCTGGGCGTTGCGATGGCGTTTACCGGGGTCCGGCATTTTCGACATGGATAA
- a CDS encoding tetratricopeptide repeat protein, whose protein sequence is MTLLSRVSSLRRLPLLPLAALLFASHTMVGQAPAAATPDHAASYYHYGLAHLYEDLAVNAGRSDYATQAVEQYKLALDADPDSRLLQDGLADLYFKIGRIREAVTTAQEQVKKYPDDIEAHTLLGKVYLRSLGDMQNAQSSQMLQLAIGEYEKLAALKPGDVETRLLLGQLYGLNHDSAKAEAEFKAAQKIDANSEEVVLNMARLYGEQGDYKRAVDTLEAVPVDDRTARIEYALGASYDQLKKAKEAIAAYRRSIDLEPENLDAERGLANALLADGQLDEALKSLTDIVTAEPQDAQSQIHISEIQRRQGHYEDALATLEKAKPLAQDSLELSYNEALIYDSLGRYDEAIGVLNTLVTGSTHADGKYSDPEKANRAIFLDRLATIYREQNKTSEAVATYKLITELGGDYAKSGYQGEVDAYRDAHQWKDATAIAAEAAKALPKDHSIQLMYAGQLADTGQVDQGLTLAKAQLSKSGDASEDREVHLALAQIYTRLKRWNEAAAELKSAEALATKPEEKLYVYFLRGTLADRQKQYDEAEAEFRKALEIDPQNATILNYLGYMLADRGVRLPEALTMIRKAVELDPQNYAYLDSLGWVYFKSGQYGLAEENIRKANERNSGDPTIHDHLGEVYEKTGKLKLAVAQWERSMTEYAHSLPADADPGDVAKVQHKLENARVKLSKVSTTLGK, encoded by the coding sequence ATGACTTTGCTTTCGCGCGTCTCGTCTCTACGCCGGCTTCCGTTGCTTCCTTTGGCAGCCCTTTTGTTTGCCTCGCATACGATGGTTGGGCAGGCTCCTGCGGCGGCGACGCCCGACCATGCGGCGTCTTACTACCACTATGGGTTGGCTCATCTTTATGAGGACCTAGCCGTTAATGCGGGCCGGTCGGACTATGCGACGCAGGCGGTGGAGCAATATAAGCTCGCGCTCGATGCCGACCCCGATTCGCGCTTGCTGCAGGATGGGCTAGCCGATCTTTACTTTAAGATTGGCCGGATTCGCGAGGCCGTTACGACGGCGCAGGAGCAGGTCAAGAAGTATCCCGATGATATTGAGGCGCATACGCTGCTCGGGAAGGTTTATCTGCGTTCGCTGGGAGACATGCAGAATGCACAGTCGAGCCAGATGTTGCAGCTTGCGATTGGCGAGTATGAGAAGCTGGCCGCGCTGAAGCCGGGCGACGTCGAGACACGTCTTTTGTTGGGGCAGCTTTATGGTTTGAATCATGATTCGGCCAAGGCGGAGGCGGAGTTCAAGGCGGCGCAGAAGATCGATGCCAACTCGGAAGAAGTTGTTCTGAACATGGCTCGGCTGTATGGCGAACAGGGCGACTACAAACGCGCTGTCGATACGCTGGAAGCTGTTCCGGTGGATGACCGCACCGCGCGGATTGAGTACGCTCTGGGCGCGAGCTATGACCAGTTGAAGAAGGCGAAGGAGGCGATTGCCGCCTATCGCCGCTCGATTGATCTGGAACCGGAGAACTTGGATGCAGAGCGCGGGCTGGCGAATGCGTTGCTGGCCGACGGGCAGTTGGACGAGGCGTTGAAGAGCCTGACCGATATCGTTACCGCAGAGCCGCAGGATGCGCAGTCGCAGATTCATATCTCCGAGATTCAGCGGCGGCAGGGTCATTATGAGGACGCGCTCGCTACGCTGGAGAAGGCCAAGCCGCTGGCTCAGGACTCTCTGGAACTGAGCTACAACGAGGCGTTGATCTACGATTCGCTGGGACGCTATGACGAGGCCATTGGTGTGTTGAACACGCTGGTGACGGGGTCGACGCACGCGGATGGGAAGTACTCCGATCCGGAGAAGGCCAATCGTGCAATCTTCCTCGATCGGCTGGCAACGATCTATCGCGAACAGAACAAGACCTCCGAGGCAGTTGCTACTTATAAGCTGATCACTGAGCTAGGCGGTGACTACGCCAAGAGTGGCTATCAGGGCGAAGTGGATGCCTATCGCGATGCTCACCAGTGGAAGGACGCGACTGCTATTGCTGCTGAGGCTGCCAAGGCGTTGCCCAAGGACCACAGCATCCAGCTGATGTATGCCGGTCAGCTTGCGGATACCGGGCAGGTTGATCAGGGTCTCACGTTGGCCAAGGCGCAGCTTTCCAAGTCTGGGGACGCATCTGAGGATCGCGAGGTTCATCTTGCGCTGGCCCAGATCTATACCCGTCTGAAGCGCTGGAATGAGGCTGCTGCAGAGTTGAAGAGCGCTGAGGCGCTGGCGACGAAGCCTGAAGAGAAGCTTTACGTGTACTTCCTGCGGGGAACGCTCGCTGACCGCCAGAAGCAGTACGATGAGGCTGAGGCCGAGTTCCGCAAGGCGCTAGAGATCGATCCGCAGAATGCCACAATCCTGAACTATTTGGGCTATATGCTTGCGGACCGTGGGGTTCGGTTGCCTGAGGCGCTGACGATGATTCGAAAGGCTGTGGAACTTGATCCGCAGAACTACGCGTATCTCGATTCGCTTGGGTGGGTCTATTTCAAGAGCGGTCAGTATGGTCTGGCGGAAGAGAATATTCGTAAGGCCAACGAGCGCAACAGCGGCGATCCGACGATCCACGATCATCTTGGCGAGGTGTACGAGAAGACCGGCAAGCTGAAGCTGGCTGTCGCGCAGTGGGAGCGATCGATGACGGAGTACGCTCATTCGCTGCCGGCTGACGCTGATCCAGGCGACGTGGCTAAGGTGCAGCATAAGTTGGAAAATGCACGGGTGAAGCTCTCGAAGGTGTCGACTACGCTAGGGAAGTAA
- the dgt gene encoding dGTP triphosphohydrolase → MAFDLHRCAVAGDAEELLLERVYPAPASTLRSPFQRDRERIVQSRAFRRLAGKTQVFTSRASDHFRSRLTHTIEVAQIARAVAAALGLNEDLAETLALVHDIGHPPFGHAGERALDECLRRHGRRFDHNLHALRIVEHFEQRYAAHRGLNLTLGVREGIIKHSRDYNVSEHPELAPYFLDQRPPLEAQLIDQADEIAYLTADLDDGVESGLLEIGHICENVEILARCYRIVEQQHAGVEEKFLFHEALQLMQNILTDDLIRNTRDNARAIGAESLADIRMHPTRLALFSPQVEAERLQEKRYLYETLYTCDALEVEHDKAEEVVTALFNFWINDPEELPQAYFDEVQDEGLARVVADYIAGMTDTFIFLQYAQIKRTVRR, encoded by the coding sequence ATGGCTTTCGATCTGCATCGTTGCGCCGTCGCTGGAGACGCGGAAGAGCTTCTTCTAGAGCGGGTGTACCCAGCGCCCGCCAGCACCCTGCGTAGTCCTTTTCAACGTGACCGTGAACGCATTGTGCAGTCGCGAGCGTTTCGACGGCTGGCAGGTAAGACACAGGTCTTCACGAGCCGAGCTTCTGATCACTTTCGCAGTCGCCTGACGCATACGATTGAGGTGGCGCAGATCGCTCGCGCGGTTGCTGCTGCGCTCGGGTTGAATGAGGATCTTGCCGAGACGCTTGCCCTGGTGCACGACATCGGCCATCCACCCTTCGGACATGCCGGGGAGCGAGCACTGGATGAGTGTCTTCGTCGCCATGGCAGACGATTCGACCACAACTTGCATGCGCTGCGCATCGTCGAGCACTTCGAGCAGCGCTATGCCGCGCATCGCGGGCTCAATCTTACACTTGGTGTGCGCGAGGGGATCATCAAACACTCGCGTGACTACAACGTTTCCGAGCATCCGGAGCTTGCGCCTTACTTTCTTGATCAGCGGCCTCCGCTTGAGGCGCAGTTGATCGATCAAGCGGATGAGATTGCTTACCTCACGGCTGATCTGGATGATGGCGTCGAGTCGGGGTTGCTTGAGATCGGCCACATCTGCGAAAACGTCGAGATACTTGCACGGTGTTATCGTATCGTCGAACAGCAGCACGCCGGCGTGGAAGAGAAGTTTCTCTTCCACGAGGCTTTGCAGTTGATGCAGAACATATTAACCGATGATCTGATCCGCAACACGCGAGATAATGCGCGAGCCATCGGGGCTGAATCGCTTGCGGACATTCGCATGCATCCTACGCGGCTTGCGCTTTTCTCTCCGCAGGTCGAGGCCGAGCGCCTGCAGGAGAAGAGGTATTTGTACGAGACGCTGTATACGTGCGATGCGCTTGAGGTCGAGCACGACAAGGCGGAAGAGGTAGTCACGGCACTGTTCAATTTCTGGATCAATGATCCAGAGGAACTGCCGCAGGCGTACTTCGATGAGGTGCAGGATGAAGGGCTTGCTCGTGTCGTTGCCGACTACATTGCCGGTATGACCGACACCTTTATCTTCCTGCAATATGCGCAGATTAAGCGAACGGTCCGGCGTTGA
- a CDS encoding DUF4126 domain-containing protein, translating into MNFAPGNIAALIIASSFAAGLNVYATVLTLGILARTSWVQLPPGLDSLGNTWVIVACAIMFAVEFVADKIPGFDMIWNGLHTVVRIPIAALVAYHASSHLSPQMQVAAAVIGGTIALAAHSSKTAIRAVVTPSPEPVSNIALSTTEDALAVGLTWFATHHPYIAASMALILLATAALAARSLLRALRRPLRRWLQLDTDQETASAKPRS; encoded by the coding sequence ATGAACTTCGCGCCGGGCAACATCGCGGCCTTGATTATCGCGTCCAGCTTTGCGGCGGGGCTGAATGTCTATGCTACGGTGCTGACGCTGGGGATTCTTGCACGGACGTCGTGGGTGCAACTGCCGCCGGGGCTGGATTCGCTGGGGAATACGTGGGTGATCGTTGCCTGCGCGATTATGTTCGCTGTCGAGTTTGTTGCCGATAAGATTCCGGGCTTCGACATGATATGGAATGGGCTCCACACCGTTGTGCGCATTCCGATTGCGGCGCTGGTGGCTTATCACGCCAGCTCGCATCTTTCACCACAGATGCAGGTTGCTGCCGCGGTCATTGGGGGGACCATCGCGTTGGCGGCGCATAGCTCGAAGACTGCGATACGGGCCGTTGTTACGCCGAGTCCGGAACCTGTGTCGAATATTGCGCTGAGTACGACCGAGGACGCGCTTGCCGTTGGCCTCACGTGGTTCGCTACACATCATCCGTATATTGCGGCTTCGATGGCGCTCATTCTTCTCGCGACGGCGGCACTGGCCGCACGCTCTCTGCTAAGGGCGCTCCGACGGCCGCTGCGGCGCTGGCTTCAACTGGATACGGACCAGGAGACTGCTTCTGCGAAACCTCGTTCCTAG
- a CDS encoding M23 family metallopeptidase: protein MKSLPRIYLAVLLSTITVRLTLCQTPKPTEPITWTPARLTNGSPCLFTAELPRGASSVTGEWQGHTIAFFQSKDKRHWYALVGVDVEVSPGDYPLTIEATLPGGNQQTFHREVNVGTAPYTKVTLTVPDKFVQPNAEALKQIEADKAIKDKAFADTNPEPQWSGDFVPPLKVAPRSDSFGTRRVFNGTLASVHRGLDYHAHPGTPIMAVNSGRVVLAQSLYYEGNCVVIDHGMGLMTVYMHLSKFKIAAGDAVRQGQLIALSGGTGRATGPHLHLGVRWQGAYLDPQKLFTLNLPKIQ from the coding sequence ATGAAGAGTCTTCCGCGCATTTATTTGGCTGTGCTCCTGTCGACAATTACAGTACGCCTCACCCTCTGTCAGACGCCTAAGCCCACCGAACCAATTACATGGACGCCAGCGCGGCTGACGAACGGCTCGCCATGCCTCTTCACAGCAGAGCTGCCCAGAGGAGCGAGCTCCGTTACAGGCGAATGGCAGGGACACACAATCGCCTTCTTTCAAAGCAAAGACAAACGGCATTGGTACGCCCTCGTCGGCGTGGACGTCGAGGTTTCACCCGGAGATTATCCTTTGACAATCGAGGCTACACTCCCAGGAGGCAATCAACAGACCTTCCATCGCGAAGTCAATGTCGGCACTGCACCCTATACCAAGGTCACGCTTACCGTACCGGACAAGTTCGTCCAGCCCAACGCCGAGGCTCTCAAACAGATCGAAGCCGACAAGGCAATAAAGGACAAAGCCTTCGCCGATACAAACCCCGAGCCGCAGTGGTCTGGCGATTTCGTGCCTCCGCTCAAGGTCGCTCCTCGGTCAGACTCCTTCGGTACGCGCCGCGTCTTCAACGGCACTCTGGCCAGCGTGCATCGTGGCCTGGACTACCACGCACACCCAGGCACACCAATCATGGCAGTCAACTCTGGTCGCGTCGTCCTCGCTCAGTCGCTCTATTACGAGGGCAACTGCGTCGTCATCGATCACGGCATGGGATTGATGACCGTCTACATGCACCTCTCGAAGTTCAAGATTGCCGCAGGCGACGCCGTCAGACAAGGACAGCTCATCGCCCTCAGCGGCGGCACCGGCCGCGCCACTGGCCCACACTTACATCTCGGCGTGCGCTGGCAGGGAGCCTACCTCGACCCGCAAAAGCTCTTCACACTCAATCTGCCCAAAATCCAGTGA
- a CDS encoding DUF5996 family protein — translation MTQMAAPQVWPDLPWEAWKDTAATLHMWTQIVGKTRLALTPLLNHWWNIPLYVSARGLTTSAMPYHSKLLEIEFDFVSHELRFRLSSGTIHAIPLRAQSVASFYTEYMACLAALNVTVKINTMPVEISDPIDFTKDEQHHSYDPEYAHRFWQTLNTADHLFKQFSSGFIGKMSPVHFFWGSFDLAVTRFSGRPAPPREGADRITREAYSHEVISAGFWPGNGGFGAPAFYCYTAPAPTGLDLEPVQPPAAYYDKALGEFLLKYDDARKAASPEDSVMQFLQSTYEAGAKLAKWDRASLERRPQPR, via the coding sequence ATGACGCAAATGGCAGCCCCACAGGTATGGCCCGATCTCCCATGGGAAGCATGGAAGGACACGGCCGCGACGTTACATATGTGGACGCAGATCGTCGGCAAGACGCGGTTGGCACTCACACCCCTGCTCAACCACTGGTGGAACATTCCCCTCTATGTGAGCGCGCGCGGGCTGACAACATCTGCGATGCCGTACCACAGCAAGCTCCTCGAGATAGAATTCGACTTCGTCAGCCACGAGTTGCGCTTCCGTCTCAGTTCAGGCACGATCCACGCGATACCGCTGCGAGCGCAATCGGTTGCCAGCTTCTACACCGAGTACATGGCGTGCCTCGCCGCACTAAACGTTACCGTCAAAATCAACACCATGCCCGTCGAGATCAGCGACCCGATCGACTTCACCAAAGACGAGCAACATCACTCCTACGATCCAGAGTATGCACACCGCTTCTGGCAAACGCTTAATACCGCCGACCATCTCTTCAAGCAGTTCTCGTCAGGCTTCATCGGCAAGATGAGCCCGGTACACTTCTTCTGGGGAAGCTTCGATCTCGCCGTAACACGCTTCTCTGGCCGCCCCGCACCACCACGCGAAGGCGCCGACCGGATCACCCGCGAAGCCTACTCGCACGAGGTCATCAGTGCGGGCTTCTGGCCCGGCAACGGCGGCTTCGGCGCACCCGCATTCTACTGCTACACCGCGCCCGCACCTACAGGATTGGATCTCGAACCAGTACAACCACCCGCAGCCTATTACGACAAGGCACTCGGCGAGTTCCTCCTCAAATACGACGACGCGCGCAAAGCAGCATCACCCGAAGACTCCGTCATGCAGTTTCTGCAAAGCACTTACGAGGCCGGAGCGAAGCTCGCAAAGTGGGACAGAGCCTCCCTCGAAAGGAGGCCCCAGCCCCGTTGA